Proteins from one Candidatus Binatus sp. genomic window:
- a CDS encoding MerR family transcriptional regulator, with translation MVEAGGGDKTFSTRTAARILAVTPERIRYWVKRNLVRPLNAGGRKYRFAFNDLLEMRLAKELLASRQHIDPIQRCIERGRALVDPNRSVTSLKLVNDEGRIVVRDGPSLIEAETGQLLLDFDRSYQPGTVEDGFGPARVRERFDEARRVADEDPLRALNIYSELVGREPGNFEAHLRLATLLEREGDLGGALRHLLGAAAIVPASADVHLKLGLLYRKKDEHQNALRSFLRTLECDPANVEAHRNAADMYETMGRKRDSQRHLSAIHRLIKGD, from the coding sequence ATGGTAGAGGCGGGCGGCGGGGACAAAACTTTTTCCACGCGCACGGCTGCGAGAATTCTCGCGGTCACTCCCGAGCGTATTCGCTACTGGGTCAAGCGCAATCTTGTGCGCCCGCTGAATGCAGGCGGTCGCAAGTATCGGTTCGCGTTCAATGATCTGCTCGAGATGCGCCTCGCCAAGGAGCTGCTCGCCAGCCGCCAGCATATCGATCCGATCCAGCGATGCATCGAGCGGGGGCGCGCGCTCGTCGATCCAAACCGCTCAGTCACCTCGCTGAAACTGGTCAATGACGAAGGCCGCATCGTCGTGCGCGACGGTCCCTCGCTGATCGAGGCCGAGACCGGCCAGTTGTTGCTCGACTTTGACCGCAGCTATCAGCCCGGCACGGTCGAGGACGGTTTCGGTCCCGCCCGCGTGCGTGAGCGCTTCGACGAGGCGCGCCGGGTCGCCGACGAGGATCCGCTGCGCGCGCTCAACATCTACAGCGAGCTCGTCGGCCGCGAGCCCGGCAACTTCGAGGCGCATCTGCGCCTCGCCACGCTGCTCGAACGCGAGGGCGACCTCGGCGGCGCGCTCCGCCATCTGCTCGGCGCGGCCGCGATCGTTCCCGCCAGCGCCGACGTTCATCTGAAACTCGGCCTGCTCTACCGCAAGAAGGACGAGCACCAGAATGCACTGCGAAGTTTTTTGCGCACGCTGGAATGCGATCCCGCCAACGTCGAGGCCCATCGCAACGCCGCCGACATGTACGAAACGATGGGCCGCAAACGCGACTCGCAGCGCCATCTGAGCGCCATCCATCGTTTGATCAAAGGCGACTGA
- the ribH gene encoding 6,7-dimethyl-8-ribityllumazine synthase yields the protein MKIAFVVSEFNSEVTAPMEQRARRHAESLGVEVARVVLVPGVYDMAPVVKALLRRKEIDGVVMIGAVIKGDTNHDELIAHAIADAGIRLSIEFDKPVGLAITGPGMTDDQAVARIDNAKNGVEAVVRVARALKEIRG from the coding sequence ATGAAAATTGCCTTCGTAGTTTCGGAGTTCAACTCCGAGGTGACCGCGCCGATGGAACAGCGGGCGCGTCGCCACGCCGAATCGCTCGGAGTCGAGGTCGCGCGCGTGGTCCTCGTTCCCGGCGTGTACGACATGGCCCCGGTCGTAAAGGCTCTGCTGCGGCGCAAGGAAATCGACGGCGTGGTGATGATCGGCGCGGTGATCAAGGGCGATACCAATCACGACGAGCTGATCGCGCATGCGATCGCCGACGCCGGCATCCGGCTCTCGATCGAGTTTGACAAGCCGGTCGGTCTCGCCATCACCGGCCCCGGGATGACCGACGACCAGGCCGTCGCGCGAATCGACAACGCCAAAAACGGCGTCGAGGCTGTGGTCCGCGTCGCTCGCGCGCTCAAGGAAATTCGCGGTTAG
- the hisF gene encoding imidazole glycerol phosphate synthase subunit HisF encodes MLAKRIIPCLDVRDGKVTKGVRFLKNVDVGDPVAMARYYYNEGADEIVFYDITASNERRGIMLDVVRAVAREIFIPFSVGGGLRTLEDMRAVLLAGAEKVSIDSGAVRHPALISEGARAFGSQCVVLSMQVKKTGARPEVPTGYEVVIDGGRQPTGRDALAWSLEGERLGAGELCINSIDRDGTKLGYDLEITRRISEAVSIPVIASGGAGEPAHLRDAFTTGLADAAIVASIVHYGEHPIPALKSYLKRNGVEIRDAVTIDLATR; translated from the coding sequence ATGCTCGCGAAACGAATCATCCCGTGCCTCGACGTGCGTGACGGGAAAGTCACCAAGGGCGTGCGCTTCCTTAAGAACGTCGATGTGGGCGATCCGGTCGCGATGGCGCGCTACTACTACAACGAGGGCGCAGACGAGATCGTCTTCTACGATATCACCGCATCCAACGAGCGCCGCGGCATCATGCTCGACGTGGTGCGCGCGGTCGCGCGCGAAATTTTCATTCCTTTCAGCGTCGGCGGCGGGCTTCGCACGCTGGAAGACATGCGCGCCGTGCTGCTCGCGGGCGCCGAGAAAGTCTCGATCGACTCCGGCGCGGTTCGCCATCCCGCGCTTATCTCCGAGGGCGCGCGCGCGTTCGGCAGCCAGTGCGTGGTGCTCTCGATGCAAGTGAAAAAAACCGGCGCTCGTCCCGAGGTGCCGACCGGTTACGAAGTCGTGATCGACGGCGGGCGCCAGCCCACCGGCCGCGACGCGCTGGCATGGTCGCTGGAGGGCGAGCGGCTTGGCGCCGGCGAGCTGTGCATCAACTCGATCGATCGTGACGGCACCAAGCTCGGTTACGATCTCGAGATCACGCGGCGCATCAGCGAAGCCGTTTCCATCCCCGTGATTGCGTCAGGCGGAGCCGGCGAACCCGCTCATCTGCGCGACGCGTTCACCACCGGCCTCGCCGACGCCGCGATCGTCGCATCCATCGTTCATTATGGAGAGCATCCGATACCCGCGCTGAAGTCATATCTCAAACGCAACGGCGTCGAGATTCGCGACGCCGTCACGATCGACCTGGCCACACGATGA
- the hisH gene encoding imidazole glycerol phosphate synthase subunit HisH: protein MIAIVDYKAGNLTSVQRALEFLGHRSEITDRAERIAAADRVILPGVGAAGATMENLRALGLVEVLRNDVARAGKPFLGICIGIQVLLDRSEEDDADCLGIIAGRVVRYPRSIDGRPLKVPQIGWNRVRQTRPHRVFAGVPDNTHFYFVNSYYPIPDDPSMAIAASDYGVAFTAAVARDNVLATQFHLEKSGAAGLKLLDNFCRMSC, encoded by the coding sequence ATGATCGCAATCGTCGATTACAAAGCCGGCAACCTCACCAGCGTTCAGCGCGCGCTCGAATTCCTCGGCCATCGATCCGAGATAACCGATCGCGCCGAGCGCATCGCCGCCGCCGATCGCGTAATCCTGCCGGGAGTCGGCGCCGCCGGCGCCACGATGGAAAATCTGCGCGCGCTCGGACTGGTCGAAGTTCTCCGCAACGACGTAGCCCGCGCCGGCAAACCATTTCTGGGCATCTGCATCGGCATCCAGGTGCTGCTCGATCGCAGCGAAGAGGACGATGCCGATTGCCTCGGCATTATCGCCGGCCGCGTCGTGCGCTACCCGCGCTCGATTGACGGCCGTCCGCTCAAGGTCCCGCAAATCGGATGGAACCGCGTGCGCCAGACCCGCCCTCATCGAGTCTTCGCCGGCGTGCCTGACAACACCCACTTCTATTTCGTCAATTCGTATTATCCGATTCCCGACGACCCCTCGATGGCGATTGCCGCTTCCGACTACGGCGTTGCGTTCACCGCGGCGGTCGCGCGCGACAACGTGCTCGCGACTCAATTCCATCTCGAAAAGAGCGGTGCGGCCGGCCTCAAACTGCTCGACAACTTTTGCCGGATGAGTTGCTGA
- a CDS encoding PepSY domain-containing protein gives MCSYRRFLTSILIATLLTGTAFAFNGEKYLADASVTLAQAREAALKTYPGKIVSEELEKESGGSGLRYSFVIRHNTAKHEVGIDAKTGAVLENSVEGKNPD, from the coding sequence ATGTGTAGTTATCGTCGATTTTTGACTAGCATTCTGATCGCGACTCTCTTGACCGGAACCGCCTTCGCCTTTAATGGCGAGAAGTATCTCGCGGACGCAAGCGTTACACTGGCGCAGGCACGCGAGGCCGCACTTAAGACCTATCCGGGCAAGATCGTCTCGGAGGAACTTGAGAAGGAATCTGGCGGCAGCGGACTCCGCTACTCGTTCGTCATTCGCCATAACACGGCCAAGCACGAAGTCGGAATCGACGCGAAGACCGGCGCGGTGCTGGAAAACTCGGTGGAGGGCAAGAACCCCGACTGA
- a CDS encoding APC family permease — protein MAATPKVPSAERAQPQASFGRQTKAIVVTTGMLAFISFWRASAIVLCDLASTAYYIGGIVEQACGRSAPYFILAVMLFSYAVRAVYVESCSMFTRGGVYRVVKEAMGSTLAKISVSALMFDYILTGPISGVSAGQYLVGLINELLKLAHSGIVLPADFSAAFFAIAVTVYFWRQNILGIEESSGKAMRIMQVTTVMAVIMIVWCGLTIFMRGAHLPPFELKFTDDSLGWLKHFPGARTIGTLGILIAFGHSILAMSGEESLAQINREIEAPKLKNLLRTGLVIFIYSLLLTSLVSFFAVMIIPDSVRMSNYGDDLIGGLAMFMVGPLWARIALRAFVVFVGFLILAGAVNTAIVGSTGVLTRVAEDGVLLDWFRHPHKKFGTNYRIVNMVAMLQIATIVLSRGDMFVLGEAYAFGVIWSFVFKTLSVLILRYKEKYHRLWRMPLNLTWFRPGGQDFPLGLTLTFVVLLATAIINLFTKQVATISGLSFTLALFVIFEISEKINGQAQHAYGEEPEKFNLQLVEEAQVDPIHLGLVAPHKRLIAIRDPNNLAHLHRYLSEPDDAKLIALTVRTERGFASSDGGQIFTDAEEKLFSKVVKVCEDHGRAVTPLVCVSNDQVYAIARMAFLLSVDEVVMGVSARFNSDVQLENFAMHWGSLGDSEEHHVKVRVLSDQQDIRAEL, from the coding sequence TTGGCAGCCACCCCTAAAGTACCCAGCGCCGAGCGGGCTCAGCCGCAGGCGAGCTTCGGCAGACAAACCAAAGCAATCGTAGTTACCACCGGGATGCTTGCCTTCATTTCCTTCTGGCGAGCGTCCGCGATCGTACTGTGCGATCTCGCCTCGACAGCCTACTACATCGGCGGCATCGTCGAGCAGGCCTGCGGTCGCTCTGCCCCGTATTTCATTCTTGCGGTCATGCTGTTCTCGTACGCGGTGCGCGCCGTGTACGTGGAATCGTGCTCGATGTTTACGCGCGGCGGTGTATATCGGGTCGTCAAAGAAGCGATGGGCTCGACGCTGGCAAAAATCTCGGTGTCGGCGCTGATGTTCGACTACATCCTGACCGGGCCGATCAGCGGCGTTTCGGCCGGCCAATACCTGGTCGGTTTGATCAACGAGCTGCTCAAGCTTGCGCATTCCGGAATTGTTCTGCCGGCTGATTTCTCGGCCGCCTTCTTCGCCATCGCCGTGACCGTATATTTCTGGCGTCAGAATATTCTTGGCATCGAGGAATCCAGCGGCAAGGCGATGCGAATCATGCAGGTCACGACCGTGATGGCCGTGATTATGATCGTATGGTGCGGCCTGACGATTTTCATGCGCGGCGCGCATCTGCCGCCGTTCGAGTTGAAGTTCACCGACGACTCGCTGGGATGGCTCAAGCACTTTCCCGGCGCGCGCACCATCGGCACGCTTGGAATCCTGATCGCGTTCGGCCATTCGATCCTCGCGATGTCGGGTGAGGAATCTCTGGCGCAAATCAATCGCGAGATCGAGGCGCCCAAGCTCAAGAATCTCCTGCGCACCGGCCTGGTCATCTTCATTTACAGCCTGCTGCTGACGTCGTTGGTGTCTTTTTTCGCGGTCATGATCATCCCGGACAGCGTCCGGATGTCGAATTACGGCGACGATCTGATCGGCGGGCTCGCGATGTTCATGGTCGGTCCGCTGTGGGCGCGAATAGCGCTACGCGCGTTCGTGGTATTCGTCGGATTCCTGATTCTGGCCGGCGCCGTTAACACCGCGATTGTCGGTTCGACCGGCGTGCTTACTCGGGTCGCGGAAGACGGCGTGCTGCTCGACTGGTTCCGCCATCCGCACAAAAAATTCGGCACCAACTATCGCATCGTGAATATGGTCGCGATGCTCCAAATCGCCACCATCGTGCTCTCGCGCGGCGACATGTTCGTGCTCGGCGAGGCTTACGCATTCGGCGTCATCTGGAGCTTCGTCTTCAAAACGCTCTCCGTGCTGATTCTGCGCTACAAAGAAAAGTACCATCGCTTGTGGAGGATGCCGCTGAATCTGACCTGGTTCCGCCCCGGCGGCCAGGACTTCCCGCTCGGTCTCACGCTGACGTTTGTGGTTTTGTTGGCGACCGCAATCATCAACCTGTTCACCAAGCAGGTCGCAACGATCTCAGGCCTCAGCTTCACGCTCGCGCTGTTCGTGATTTTCGAGATTTCGGAAAAGATCAACGGCCAGGCCCAGCATGCCTACGGCGAGGAACCCGAGAAGTTTAATCTGCAACTGGTCGAAGAAGCCCAGGTCGATCCGATTCATCTCGGCCTGGTCGCCCCGCACAAGCGGCTGATTGCGATCCGCGATCCCAACAATCTCGCACATTTGCATCGTTACTTGTCCGAGCCCGATGACGCCAAACTGATCGCGCTGACCGTGCGAACCGAGAGGGGATTTGCCTCCAGCGACGGCGGTCAAATCTTCACCGACGCCGAAGAAAAATTGTTCAGCAAAGTCGTCAAGGTCTGCGAGGATCACGGCCGCGCCGTCACGCCGCTGGTGTGCGTCTCCAACGACCAGGTCTATGCGATCGCCCGCATGGCGTTTCTTCTCAGCGTCGATGAAGTCGTGATGGGCGTGTCGGCACGCTTCAACTCCGACGTCCAGCTCGAGAACTTCGCGATGCACTGGGGATCGCTCGGCGACTCGGAAGAGCATCACGTAAAAGTGCGCGTGCTCTCCGACCAGCAGGACATCCGCGCCGAACTCTGA
- a CDS encoding sigma-54 dependent transcriptional regulator — MANILVVDDDRNIRRTLAASLESASHQVTVAENAERALELLGPSAPAVVVSDIRMEGMGGLKLLESIKRLNPGLPVVMMTAFGSIPDAVEAMRQGAYDYVTKPFTADHIAHVVARALEVQELRAENKELRDRIESLGEPEPFLTYSPHSRKLAETAAQVADSDATALITGESGTGKSMLASYIHRLSPRKDGPFVQVACTTLSEHLLESELFGHVRGSFTGAIKDKPGRLEAAEGGTVLLDEIGDLTPVVQSKLLRFLHERTFERVGGAQTIKVDARIIAATNQHLEQLVKEKRFREDLYYRLNVIELQVPALRDRPGEILKLAEYFAAQAAQTHHKPAHSIAPEAREALVSYSWPGNIRELRNVMERAVILSRGETIDLSDLPDKILASPDKLDHSHTLEQMERRHIEVVLEQAMTLEEAAEMLGINVATLWRKRRRYGLD, encoded by the coding sequence TTGGCTAACATCCTTGTCGTCGATGACGACCGCAACATCCGCCGCACTCTGGCGGCGAGCCTTGAGTCCGCAAGTCATCAAGTGACCGTGGCGGAGAATGCGGAACGTGCGCTGGAACTGTTGGGGCCGTCGGCGCCCGCAGTAGTCGTCTCCGACATCCGCATGGAAGGGATGGGCGGGCTGAAGCTGCTCGAGTCGATCAAACGGCTCAACCCAGGGCTGCCGGTGGTGATGATGACGGCGTTCGGCTCGATTCCCGATGCGGTCGAGGCGATGCGCCAGGGGGCGTACGACTACGTCACCAAGCCGTTCACGGCCGACCACATCGCGCACGTCGTTGCGCGCGCGCTCGAGGTGCAAGAACTGCGCGCCGAGAACAAAGAATTGCGCGATCGGATCGAAAGCCTTGGCGAGCCCGAGCCGTTCCTCACGTACAGTCCGCATTCGCGAAAGCTCGCGGAGACGGCAGCGCAGGTGGCTGACAGCGACGCGACTGCCTTGATCACCGGCGAAAGCGGCACCGGCAAGAGCATGCTGGCGTCGTACATACATCGCTTGAGTCCGCGCAAAGATGGACCGTTCGTGCAGGTCGCATGCACGACGCTCAGCGAGCATCTGCTGGAAAGCGAACTGTTCGGCCACGTGCGCGGTTCGTTTACCGGAGCGATAAAGGACAAGCCCGGGCGGCTTGAAGCGGCCGAGGGCGGGACCGTTCTGCTCGACGAGATCGGCGACCTGACGCCGGTGGTTCAGTCCAAGCTGCTGCGTTTTCTGCACGAGCGGACGTTCGAGCGGGTCGGCGGCGCGCAGACGATCAAAGTGGATGCGCGCATAATCGCCGCGACCAATCAGCATCTCGAGCAGCTGGTCAAAGAAAAGCGCTTCCGCGAGGATCTCTATTACCGGCTCAACGTGATCGAATTGCAGGTGCCGGCGCTGCGCGACAGGCCTGGAGAAATCCTGAAACTGGCCGAGTACTTCGCGGCGCAAGCCGCACAGACACATCACAAGCCGGCCCATTCGATCGCCCCCGAGGCGCGCGAGGCGCTGGTGTCTTACTCGTGGCCGGGCAATATCCGCGAGCTTCGCAACGTGATGGAACGCGCGGTAATCCTGAGCCGCGGTGAGACGATCGATCTAAGCGATCTGCCGGACAAAATACTCGCGTCCCCCGACAAACTCGATCACAGCCATACGCTGGAGCAGATGGAGCGACGGCATATCGAAGTGGTGCTCGAGCAGGCAATGACGCTTGAAGAAGCGGCCGAGATGCTGGGAATCAACGTCGCGACACTGTGGCGAAAGCGCCGGAGATACGGCCTGGACTAA